In Notamacropus eugenii isolate mMacEug1 chromosome 1, mMacEug1.pri_v2, whole genome shotgun sequence, one genomic interval encodes:
- the LOC140522850 gene encoding olfactory receptor 13C2, with protein sequence MEKANQSTVTEFFLKGLSGYPRLEIIFFVLILVMYVIILLGNGILIVISILDPHLHTPMYFFLSNLSFLDICYTTTSIPSALFSFLSQRKTISFSGCAVQMFLGLAMGTTECVLLGMMAFDRYVAICKPLRYPVIMSKAAYVPMAAGSWVTGGVNSLVQTVLVVRLPFCRNNVINHFTCEILAVMKLACADISGNEFTMLVATTLFILTPLLLIFVSYILIIFNILKIHSAEGRNKAFSTCSAHLTVVIIFYGTILFMYMKPKSKESLNSDKLQATDKLISMFYGVMTPMMNPLIYSLRNKDVKQAVKHLLGRKFLSKQI encoded by the coding sequence atggaaaaggcaaatcaAAGCACTGTGACTGAATTCTTCCTAAAGGGTCTTTCTGGTTACCCCAGACTTGAGATCATTTTCTTTGTGCTGATCCTGGTCATGTATGTCATCATTCTCCTGGGTAATGGCATCCTCATTGTCATCAGCATCTTGGACCCCCACCTCCAcactcccatgtacttcttcctcagCAACCTCTCTTTCCTGGACATCTGCTATACAACCACCTCTATTCCTTCAGCACTGTTCAGCTTTTTATCACAAAGAaaaaccatttccttctctggatgtgcagTGCAGATGTTCCTTGGCTTAGCCATGGGTACCACAGAATGTGTGCTCCTTGGCATGATGGCCTTTGACCGCTATGTGGCTATCTGCAAACCCCTCAGATATCCAGTCATCATGAGCAAGGCTGCATATGTGCCAATGGCAGCTGGGTCATGGGTAACGGGAGGTGTCAACTCACTGGTACAAACTGTTCTTGTGGTCCGCTTACCTTTCTGCAGAAATAATGTCATCAATCATTTCACATGTGAAATTCTAGCTGTCATGAAACTAGCCTGTGCTGACATCTCAGGGAATGAATTTACCATGCTGGTAGCCACTACGTTATTCATCTTGACTCCATTGTTGTTAATCTTTGTTTCTTATATATTAATCATCTTTAATATTCTAAAGATTCACTCagctgaaggaagaaacaaagccTTTTCTACCTGCTCAGCCCATCTGACTGTGGTGATCATATTCTATGGGACCATCCTATTTATGTACATGAAGCCCAAATCCAAAGAATCACTTAATTCAGATAAGTTGCAAGCCACAGACAAACTCATTTCCATGTTTTATGGAGTGATGACCCCCATGATGAATCCTTTAATCTATAGTCTCAGGAACAAAGATGTGAAACAGGCTGTAAAACATCTACTAGGCAGGAAGTTCCTTAGCAAACAAATATGA
- the LOC140522839 gene encoding olfactory receptor 13C2-like yields MEKANQSTVTEFFLKGLSGYPRLEIIFFVLILVMYVIILLGNGILIVISILDPHLHTPMYFFLSNLSFLDICYTTTSIPPALVNFLSQRKTISFSGCAVQMFLGLAMGTTECVLLGMMAFDRYVAICKPLRYPVIMSKTAYVPMAAGSWVMGSVNSLVQTVLVVRLPFCRNNVINHFTCEILAVMKLACADISGNEFTMLVATTLFNLTPLLLIFFTYTLIIFNILKIHSAEGRNKAFSTCSAHLTVVIIFYGTILFMYMKPKSKESLNSDKLQATDKLVSMFYGVMTPMMNPLIYSLRNKDVKQAVKHLLGRKFFSKQT; encoded by the coding sequence atggaaaaggcaaatcaAAGCACTGTGACTGAATTCTTCCTAAAGGGTCTTTCTGGTTACCCCAGACTTGAGATCATTTTCTTTGTGCTGATCCTGGTCATGTATGTCATCATTCTCCTGGGTAATGGCATCCTCATTGTCATCAGCATCTTGGACCCCCACCTCCAcactcccatgtacttcttcctcagCAACCTCTCTTTCCTGGACATCTGCTATACAACCACCTCTATTCCTCCAGCACTAGTCAACTTTTTATCACAAAGAaaaaccatttccttctctggatgtgcagTGCAGATGTTCCTTGGCTTAGCCATGGGTACCACAGAATGTGTGCTCCTTGGCATGATGGCCTTTGACCGCTATGTGGCTATCTGTAAACCCCTCAGATATCCAGTCATCATGAGCAAGACTGCATATGTGCCAATGGCAGCTGGGTCATGGGTAATGGGTAGTGTCAACTCACTGGTACAAACTGTTCTTGTGGTCCGCTTACCTTTCTGCAGAAATAATGTCATCAATCATTTCACATGTGAAATTCTAGCTGTCATGAAACTAGCCTGTGCTGACATCTCTGGGAATGAATTTACCATGCTGGTAGCCACTACGTTATTCAACTTGACTCCATTGTTGCTAATCTTTTTTACTTATACATTAATCATCTTTAATATTCTAAAGATTCACTCagctgaaggaagaaacaaagccTTTTCTACCTGCTCAGCCCATCTGACTGTGGTGATCATATTCTATGGGACCATCCTATTTATGTACATGAAGCCCAAATCCAAAGAATCACTTAATTCAGATAAGTTGCAAGCCACAGACAAACTCGTTTCCATGTTTTATGGAGTGATGACCCCCATGATGAATCCTTTAATCTATAGTCTCAGGAACAAAGATGTGAAACAGGCTGTAAAACATCTACTAGGCAGGAAGTTCTTTAGCAAACAAACATGA